In a genomic window of Quercus lobata isolate SW786 chromosome 4, ValleyOak3.0 Primary Assembly, whole genome shotgun sequence:
- the LOC115985007 gene encoding uncharacterized protein LOC115985007 translates to MSISEFIEELKSGVNYMNRDSILEHLVYSENTSKELYYLMRKEYSKMSFWELESEVVLLGSYEGPWVCLGDFNFTISDSKISGGNRSGSSASNYLKELIFEFGAVDLGFSGNSFTWAGGRWGSSAIKRRLDRGIASISWRLAFPKASIAHLGAIKSDHAPILLDTNPEDGFAHRPFRFEAAWVRDN, encoded by the coding sequence ATGAGCATAAGTGAATTCATTGAAGAGCTAAAGTCTGGAGTCAACTATATGAATAGGGATAGTATTCTAGAACATTTGGTATATTCCGAAAACACTTCAAAGGAACTCTATTATCTTATGAGAAAGGAGTATTCCAAAATGTCATTTTGGGAATTGGAGTCAGAAGTAGTTCTTTTAGGTTCCTACGAGGGACCTTGGGTTTGCTTAGGCGATTTCAATTTTACTATAAGTGATAGCAAAATTTCAGGAGGAAATAGAAGTGGCTCCTCAGCCAGCAATTATCTGAAGGAGTTGATATTTGAATTTGGAGCTGTTGACTTGGGTTTCTCTGGAAACTCATTCACATGGGCTGGGGGCCGTTGGGGTAGCTCTGCTATCAAAAGAAGATTAGACAGGGGAATTGCAAGCATATCCTGGAGATTAGCCTTTCCAAAGGCAAGCATCGCCCATCTAGGTGCCATTAAATCTGATCATGCTCCAATTCTTTTAGATACCAATCCTGAGGATGGCTTTGCTCATAGGCCATTCCGCTTTGAAGCAGCATGGGTGAGAGATAATTGA
- the LOC115985008 gene encoding uncharacterized protein LOC115985008 translates to MSTFNIPAKNCDKIDSLIRRFWWKPKEKEGRFIAWKAWDKLCCPKYEGGLGFKKTKDVNNVLLAKLAWLVASSRESLCMDILRAKYKVKHDWLQKDPTKVASPTWRGIENAKKLIVKGACYIIDHTTHSWIPSLVTELFDAASAQAIMSIPIPYSPRLDKLMCTPSSKGVFSVKSAYRVSLE, encoded by the coding sequence ATGTCCACTTTCAATATTCCAGCAAAGAATTGTGACAAGATAGATTCTTTAATAAGAAGATTTTGGTGGAAACCTAAGGAAAAGGAGGGTAGGTTCATTGCCTGGAAAGCCTGGGACAAGCTATGTTGTCCCAAATATGAAGGAGGTCTTGGtttcaagaaaacaaaagatgtaaacaatgtTTTGCTAGCGAAATTAGCTTGGCTCGTGGCATCTAGCAGAGAAAGCTTATGTATGGATATCCTTAGAGCTAAGTACAAAGTCAAGCATGATTGGCTTCAAAAGGATCCCACAAAGGTTGCTTCGCCTACTTGGAGAGGTATAGAGAATGCTAAAAAGCTTATTGTGAAAGGTGCATGCTATATCATTGACCACACTACTCATTCTTGGATTCCTAGCCTTGTTACTGAACTATTTGATGCTGCCTCTGCCCAGGCCATTATGTCGATCCCTATACCTTACAGTCCCAGGCTGGACAAGCTTATGTGCACTCCTAGTTCCAAGGGAGTATTCTCAGTCAAGTCAGCTTACCGAGTCTCTCTTGAGTAG